The following are encoded in a window of Amycolatopsis lexingtonensis genomic DNA:
- a CDS encoding APC family permease produces the protein MSDTVETRPGLRRSLSVWQAVGLSVALMAPSMAANINPQQTAAAAGRAVPLAFLLSAVGVLLVAYGFVKLCRHYQHAGSVYAFVGATLGPRAGVVSGIGLLGTYTFYAVVTSSAAGTLGTAFLTQTGIWPDPPSWGPFVLTAVALAGAWLLAVLPARRGTSTLLAVEGATIAVILLVTVVILVRLLAGSAPGGARFTLDVFVPETGLSGVFLGAVFGFLSFAGFEAAATLGEETHDPKRNIPRAILGTAIFGGGYFVVVTAVEMMAFGTDAAAFHDSPSLLGDLGSRYAGAWVGDVISVGAAISAFGCCLACVVGGSRLLYALGRDAVGGRGIGRTSSRGTPVVAVGAVTGAAALIILVCALFFGATAADTFAWSGSIGTLILLVIYLLTTAGAILLLFVKRRMRVPGWHLVFPLGALAVLGYTVYVNVVPYPAEGPARWFPVAAAAVLVLAVILVLSAPAYARRVGERLTTVDGGA, from the coding sequence GTGTCAGACACCGTCGAAACCCGTCCAGGGCTGCGCCGCTCCCTCTCCGTCTGGCAGGCCGTCGGCCTGTCCGTGGCGTTGATGGCGCCCAGCATGGCCGCCAACATCAACCCCCAGCAGACCGCGGCCGCCGCCGGCCGCGCCGTCCCCCTCGCCTTCCTGCTCTCCGCGGTCGGCGTGCTGCTGGTCGCCTACGGTTTCGTCAAGCTCTGCCGGCACTACCAGCACGCCGGTTCGGTGTACGCCTTCGTCGGCGCCACCCTCGGCCCGCGCGCGGGCGTCGTCTCCGGCATCGGCCTCCTCGGCACGTACACCTTCTACGCCGTCGTCACGAGCTCGGCGGCGGGCACCCTGGGCACGGCTTTCCTGACGCAGACGGGGATCTGGCCGGACCCGCCGTCCTGGGGCCCGTTCGTGCTCACCGCCGTCGCGCTCGCCGGCGCCTGGCTCCTGGCGGTGCTGCCCGCGCGCCGCGGCACGAGCACGCTGCTCGCCGTCGAAGGCGCCACGATCGCGGTGATCCTGCTGGTCACGGTGGTGATCCTGGTGCGCCTGCTGGCCGGGAGCGCGCCCGGTGGCGCCCGGTTCACGCTCGACGTCTTCGTCCCGGAAACCGGGCTGTCCGGGGTGTTCCTCGGCGCGGTGTTCGGCTTCCTGTCCTTCGCCGGCTTCGAAGCCGCCGCCACGCTCGGCGAGGAGACGCACGACCCGAAGCGCAACATCCCGCGCGCGATCCTCGGCACGGCGATCTTCGGCGGCGGCTACTTCGTCGTGGTCACCGCCGTCGAGATGATGGCGTTCGGCACGGACGCGGCCGCGTTCCACGACTCGCCGTCCCTGCTCGGCGATCTCGGCAGCCGCTACGCGGGCGCGTGGGTCGGCGACGTGATCAGCGTGGGGGCCGCGATCAGCGCGTTCGGCTGCTGCCTCGCCTGCGTCGTCGGCGGTTCGCGGCTGCTCTACGCCCTGGGGCGCGACGCCGTCGGCGGCCGCGGCATCGGCCGGACGTCGAGCCGCGGCACCCCGGTGGTCGCGGTCGGCGCGGTGACCGGCGCGGCGGCGCTGATCATCCTGGTGTGCGCGCTGTTCTTCGGCGCCACCGCGGCGGACACGTTCGCCTGGTCGGGCTCGATCGGCACGCTGATCCTGCTGGTGATCTACCTGCTCACGACCGCGGGCGCGATCCTGCTGCTGTTCGTGAAGCGCCGCATGCGCGTGCCGGGGTGGCACCTGGTGTTCCCCCTCGGCGCGCTCGCCGTGCTCGGCTACACCGTCTACGTCAACGTGGTGCCGTATCCGGCCGAAGGACCGGCGCGCTGGTTCCCGGTGGCCGCGGCGGCCGTGCTGGTGCTCGCGGTGATCTTGGTGCTGTCGGCGCCCGCTTACGCTCGTAGGGTGGGGGAGAGGCTGACCACCGTGGACGGAGGCGCATGA
- a CDS encoding glutamine synthetase family protein, whose amino-acid sequence MSQLDRAELAQQGAIRADGLRAAGVELVALTFVDNSGIARVKAVPVDRLWSAAAWGVGASNSFDFFLATDDIAGGTYSRGPVGDLRLHPDLDALVPLAAQPGWAWAPVRKYDTEGEPHPQDARALAAAATAELAAQGYRARLAFELEWVITAADAPDDPRSATAGPAYGYARLSSQAAYLRTLVSTLSAQGVAVEQIHPEYAAGQFELSVAADDPVRAADIAVLTRETIRTVSERHGLRASFTPKFEPGGVGNGGHVHLSIWDGDRNLCAGGDGPFGLTRTAEAFGAGIFGRLPALLAIGAPSVVSYLRLEPHHWAGVFSAWGLENREAPLRLVQGPAGQRDRTANFEVKCFDLTANPYLVVAALLFAGLAGVSAVATLPEPVDVDPGTLESATRLPTSLAEAVTAFEADSALTTAFGPELATTLMDVRRGEIDRLGALPPEELCAVMRYLH is encoded by the coding sequence ATGAGCCAGCTCGATCGGGCAGAACTCGCGCAGCAGGGCGCGATCCGGGCCGACGGCCTGCGCGCGGCCGGCGTGGAGCTGGTCGCGCTGACCTTCGTGGACAACAGCGGCATCGCCCGGGTGAAGGCCGTCCCGGTGGACCGGCTGTGGTCGGCGGCGGCCTGGGGCGTCGGCGCGTCGAACTCGTTCGACTTCTTCCTGGCCACCGACGACATCGCGGGCGGCACGTACTCGCGCGGCCCGGTCGGCGACCTGCGGCTGCACCCGGACCTCGACGCGCTCGTGCCGCTGGCGGCCCAGCCGGGCTGGGCGTGGGCGCCGGTCCGGAAGTACGACACCGAAGGCGAGCCGCACCCGCAGGACGCGCGGGCACTGGCCGCGGCGGCGACGGCCGAGCTGGCCGCGCAGGGCTACCGGGCGCGGCTGGCGTTCGAGCTCGAATGGGTGATCACCGCGGCGGACGCGCCGGACGACCCGCGCTCGGCCACGGCGGGCCCGGCCTACGGCTACGCGCGGCTTTCCTCGCAGGCGGCCTACCTGCGCACGCTGGTGTCCACGTTGTCCGCGCAAGGCGTTGCGGTGGAACAGATCCACCCGGAATACGCGGCCGGGCAGTTCGAGCTGTCGGTGGCGGCGGACGACCCGGTGCGCGCGGCCGACATCGCGGTGCTGACGCGGGAGACGATCCGGACGGTCAGCGAGCGGCACGGGCTGCGGGCCTCGTTCACGCCGAAGTTCGAACCGGGCGGCGTCGGCAACGGCGGCCACGTCCACCTGAGCATCTGGGACGGCGACCGCAACCTGTGCGCCGGCGGCGACGGTCCGTTCGGGCTGACGCGGACCGCGGAGGCGTTCGGCGCCGGGATCTTCGGCCGGCTGCCGGCCCTGCTGGCGATCGGCGCGCCGTCGGTGGTGAGCTACCTGCGGCTGGAACCGCACCACTGGGCGGGCGTGTTCAGCGCGTGGGGCCTGGAAAACCGCGAGGCGCCGCTGCGGCTGGTGCAGGGCCCGGCCGGGCAGCGCGACCGGACGGCGAACTTCGAGGTCAAGTGCTTCGACCTGACGGCGAACCCGTACCTGGTGGTGGCGGCGCTGCTGTTCGCGGGCCTGGCGGGCGTTTCCGCTGTTGCGACTCTCCCGGAACCGGTGGACGTCGACCCGGGAACGCTCGAGTCGGCGACCCGGCTCCCGACGTCGCTGGCCGAGGCGGTCACGGCGTTCGAGGCGGACTCGGCGCTGACGACGGCGTTCGGCCCGGAGCTGGCGACGACGCTGATGGACGTGCGCCGCGGCGAGATCGACCGGCTCGGTGCGCTGCCGCCGGAGGAGCTGTGCGCCGTGATGCGGTACCTACATTGA
- a CDS encoding peptidoglycan recognition family protein, whose amino-acid sequence MDFDSGRLPRRTFLRGAAGVAVAGGAGLLLANTAEAQTEPRIYSCAEWGARPPADTLTTLDHPANRILIHHIACPNSTDYSLAHAFQVARDDQHDHMDNNGWSDTGQHFTVSRGGYRLEGRHGSLDALRGRTTMIQGAHCPGQNTNAIGIENEGTYTSVEPPEAQWASLVVFCAYICRQYGISPDEIKGHRDFYNTECPGERLYAKLPQLRDEVKASM is encoded by the coding sequence ATGGACTTCGACTCAGGACGACTCCCGCGGCGCACCTTCCTCCGCGGCGCGGCCGGCGTCGCCGTCGCGGGCGGGGCCGGGCTCCTGCTCGCCAATACGGCGGAAGCGCAGACCGAACCCCGGATCTACAGCTGCGCCGAGTGGGGTGCCCGGCCCCCGGCCGACACCCTCACCACCCTCGACCACCCGGCGAACCGCATCCTCATCCACCACATCGCCTGTCCCAACAGCACCGACTACTCGCTCGCCCACGCCTTCCAGGTCGCCCGGGACGACCAGCACGACCACATGGACAACAACGGCTGGTCCGACACCGGCCAGCACTTCACCGTCAGCCGCGGTGGGTACCGGCTCGAGGGGCGGCACGGCAGCCTCGACGCGTTGCGCGGCCGGACCACCATGATCCAGGGCGCGCACTGCCCCGGGCAGAACACCAACGCCATCGGCATCGAAAACGAAGGCACCTACACCAGCGTCGAGCCGCCCGAAGCGCAGTGGGCGTCGCTCGTCGTCTTCTGCGCCTACATCTGCCGCCAGTACGGCATTTCCCCGGACGAGATCAAGGGCCACCGCGACTTCTACAACACCGAGTGCCCCGGCGAGCGCCTGTACGCCAAGCTGCCGCAGCTGCGCGACGAGGTGAAGGCGTCAATGTAG
- a CDS encoding Uma2 family endonuclease, with protein MTIPNAFLMPPRPDGWTVDDVLALPEEQTLLHRTELVDGVLLVSPWPGLEHQRLLGKLQFALGPALPDGAELLPGVNVRLEGQRLMVPDLVILNRPGADTLAYAASDVLLAAEIVSPSTKVQDRILKRTVYAEALIPFYLLVEPGEQNTATLFEFQGGEYEPIAKSEDGELHLTRPFEATLRL; from the coding sequence GTGACGATCCCCAACGCGTTCTTGATGCCGCCACGACCGGACGGTTGGACAGTCGACGACGTCCTCGCCCTGCCCGAGGAGCAAACCCTGCTTCACCGGACCGAACTCGTTGACGGGGTACTCCTCGTGAGCCCGTGGCCGGGGCTGGAGCACCAGCGGCTACTCGGGAAGCTCCAATTCGCCTTGGGGCCTGCGCTCCCTGACGGTGCGGAGTTGCTGCCGGGCGTGAACGTACGCCTCGAAGGTCAGCGGCTGATGGTCCCGGACCTGGTGATCCTCAACCGTCCCGGGGCTGACACCCTCGCCTACGCGGCGAGTGATGTCCTCCTGGCCGCGGAAATCGTCTCGCCATCGACCAAGGTGCAGGACCGGATCCTCAAGCGGACGGTCTACGCGGAGGCACTGATTCCGTTCTACCTCCTGGTCGAGCCGGGAGAACAGAACACCGCGACCCTCTTCGAGTTCCAGGGCGGCGAGTACGAACCCATCGCCAAGAGCGAGGACGGCGAACTCCACCTCACCCGCCCCTTCGAGGCCACCCTCCGTCTCTGA
- a CDS encoding MerR family transcriptional regulator has product MTSYTPAQVTEKTGFTIDTLRYYERIGLLHHVGRTAGGRRVFTDQDVEFLQLLRCLRYTGMPVAEMLRFVELLRSGEATRKERVEVLREHERRVAGQISRLQEHQDHIRFKIRLYSGAEELAVAPA; this is encoded by the coding sequence GTGACGTCCTACACCCCGGCTCAGGTGACCGAAAAGACCGGCTTCACCATCGACACCCTGCGGTACTACGAGCGCATCGGCCTGCTCCACCACGTCGGCCGCACGGCAGGCGGGCGGCGCGTGTTCACCGACCAGGACGTGGAGTTCCTGCAGCTCCTGCGCTGCCTGCGGTACACGGGCATGCCGGTGGCGGAGATGCTGCGGTTCGTGGAGCTGCTGCGCTCCGGCGAGGCGACCCGCAAGGAGCGAGTGGAGGTCTTGCGCGAGCACGAACGGCGGGTGGCGGGGCAGATCTCGCGGTTGCAGGAGCACCAGGACCACATCCGGTTCAAGATCCGGCTGTACAGCGGGGCGGAGGAGCTGGCTGTCGCACCCGCGTGA
- the trpA gene encoding tryptophan synthase subunit alpha: MSGLDDLFATTRAEGRAALVGYLPAGFPTVGGSKDLIAACVDGGADLIEVGVPYSDPVMDGPTIQAASVTALDNGFRLKHVFEVVESVASRGGRAVVMTYWNPVNRYGVDRFARDLAAAGGLGLITPDLIPDEAASWMTASKEHGLDRTFLVAPSSSEERLALTAAASSGFIYATAVMGVTGARDQVGAGAEDLVRRTRAHTSLPIGVGLGVRSGDQAAEVASFADAVIVGSALVTAAAEGPSGVRALSAELAEGVRRAVATA, translated from the coding sequence GTGAGCGGGCTGGACGACCTCTTCGCGACGACGCGCGCGGAGGGCCGGGCCGCGCTGGTCGGCTACCTCCCGGCGGGCTTCCCGACGGTCGGGGGTTCGAAGGACCTCATCGCGGCGTGCGTCGACGGCGGCGCGGACCTGATCGAGGTCGGCGTCCCGTACTCGGACCCGGTGATGGACGGCCCGACCATCCAGGCCGCTTCGGTGACCGCGCTGGACAACGGCTTCCGCCTCAAGCACGTCTTCGAGGTCGTCGAGTCGGTGGCTTCGCGCGGCGGCCGCGCGGTCGTGATGACGTACTGGAACCCGGTCAACCGCTACGGCGTGGACCGCTTCGCGCGCGACCTCGCGGCGGCGGGCGGGCTCGGCCTGATCACGCCGGACCTGATCCCGGACGAAGCCGCTTCGTGGATGACGGCTTCGAAGGAGCACGGCCTGGACCGGACGTTCCTGGTGGCGCCCTCGTCGTCGGAGGAGCGCCTCGCGTTGACGGCGGCCGCGTCGTCGGGCTTCATCTACGCGACCGCGGTGATGGGCGTGACGGGCGCGCGCGACCAGGTCGGCGCGGGCGCGGAGGACCTGGTCCGCCGCACGCGAGCCCACACGTCGCTCCCGATCGGCGTCGGCCTCGGCGTCCGTTCCGGCGACCAAGCGGCCGAGGTGGCCTCGTTCGCGGACGCGGTGATCGTGGGCTCCGCCCTGGTCACGGCGGCGGCCGAGGGCCCATCCGGCGTGCGTGCGTTGTCCGCGGAGCTGGCCGAAGGCGTGCGCCGGGCGGTCGCCACCGCTTGA
- the trpB gene encoding tryptophan synthase subunit beta — MTEEHDKHDPDERGYYGPYGGRFMPEALIGVVDEVATEYDKARHDPDFLNEFNRLLKDYAGRPSLLTEAKRFGEHAGGARVFLKREDLNHTGSHKINNVLGQALLTKRMGKKRVIAETGAGQHGVATATACALLDLDCVVYMGEVDTERQALNVARMRLLGAEVIPVKTGSRTLKDAINEALRDWVTNADTTHYLFGTAAGPAPFPTMVRNFHHVIGTEAREQILEQAGRLPDVVAACVGGGSNAIGIFSGFYDDPSVRLVGLEPGGEGIEGNRHGATLTKGTPGNLHGAMTYLLQDEDGQTVESHSISAGLDYPGVGPEHAWLKDTGRAEYRPVTDAEAMDAFKLLSRTEGIIPAIESAHALAGALVLGRELGPEGLIVVNLSGRGDKDMDTAAKWFGLVGE; from the coding sequence GTGACCGAAGAGCACGACAAGCACGACCCGGACGAGCGCGGCTACTACGGCCCGTACGGCGGCAGGTTCATGCCGGAGGCGCTGATCGGCGTCGTCGACGAGGTCGCCACCGAGTACGACAAGGCCCGCCACGACCCGGACTTCCTGAACGAGTTCAACCGCCTGCTGAAGGACTACGCGGGCCGCCCGTCGCTGCTCACCGAGGCCAAGCGCTTCGGCGAGCACGCCGGCGGCGCGCGGGTCTTCCTCAAGCGCGAAGACCTGAACCACACCGGCTCCCACAAGATCAACAACGTGCTGGGCCAGGCGCTGCTCACCAAGCGGATGGGCAAGAAGCGCGTCATCGCCGAGACCGGCGCGGGCCAGCACGGCGTCGCGACGGCCACCGCGTGCGCGCTGCTCGACCTCGACTGCGTCGTCTACATGGGCGAGGTCGACACCGAGCGCCAGGCGCTGAACGTGGCCCGCATGCGGCTGCTCGGCGCCGAGGTCATCCCGGTCAAGACCGGTTCGCGGACGCTCAAGGACGCGATCAACGAGGCGCTGCGCGACTGGGTGACCAACGCCGACACCACGCACTACCTGTTCGGCACGGCCGCCGGCCCGGCCCCGTTCCCGACGATGGTGCGCAACTTCCACCACGTCATCGGCACCGAGGCCCGCGAGCAGATCCTCGAGCAGGCCGGCCGCCTGCCCGACGTCGTCGCGGCGTGCGTCGGCGGCGGGTCGAACGCGATCGGCATCTTCTCCGGCTTCTACGACGACCCGTCCGTGCGGCTGGTCGGCCTGGAGCCGGGCGGCGAGGGCATCGAGGGCAACCGCCACGGCGCGACGCTCACGAAGGGCACCCCGGGCAACCTGCACGGCGCGATGACGTACCTGCTGCAGGACGAGGACGGCCAGACGGTCGAGTCGCACTCGATCTCGGCCGGGCTGGACTACCCGGGCGTCGGCCCGGAGCACGCGTGGCTCAAGGACACCGGCCGCGCCGAGTACCGGCCGGTCACCGACGCCGAGGCGATGGACGCGTTCAAGCTGCTCTCGCGCACCGAGGGCATCATCCCGGCGATCGAGTCGGCGCACGCGCTGGCCGGCGCGCTGGTGCTGGGCCGCGAGCTGGGGCCGGAGGGCCTGATCGTGGTCAACCTGTCGGGCCGCGGCGACAAGGACATGGACACGGCGGCGAAGTGGTTCGGGTTGGTGGGCGAGTGA
- the trpC gene encoding indole-3-glycerol phosphate synthase TrpC: MSVLEDIVAGVREDLAVRESALPFDELKIRAAAAPAPRDVMSALRESGIGVIAEVKRRSPSKGELADIPDPAALAKDYEDGGARVISVLTEQRRFGGSLADLDAVRAAVDIPILRKDFIVSPYQVHEARLHGADMVLLIVAALEQNALVALLDRVESLGMTALVEIHNAEEADKALEAGAKVIGVNARNLHTLEVDRDVFSRLAPGLPMDVYKVAESGVRGPGDLMSYAGHGADAVLVGEGLVASGDPKGSLVKLVTAGSHPACPRPSR, from the coding sequence GTGAGCGTGCTCGAAGACATCGTCGCCGGCGTGCGGGAAGACCTCGCCGTGCGGGAATCCGCGCTGCCGTTCGACGAACTGAAGATCCGCGCGGCCGCCGCCCCGGCGCCCCGCGACGTGATGTCCGCGCTGCGCGAGTCCGGCATCGGCGTGATCGCCGAGGTGAAGCGGCGCAGCCCCTCCAAGGGCGAGCTGGCCGACATCCCCGACCCGGCCGCACTGGCGAAGGACTACGAAGACGGCGGCGCGCGGGTGATCAGCGTGCTGACCGAGCAGCGCCGCTTCGGCGGGTCGCTGGCCGACCTCGACGCGGTCCGCGCCGCGGTGGACATCCCCATCCTGCGCAAGGACTTCATCGTCAGCCCCTACCAGGTGCACGAAGCCCGCCTGCACGGCGCCGACATGGTGCTGCTGATCGTCGCCGCGCTGGAGCAGAACGCGCTCGTCGCGCTGCTCGACCGCGTCGAGTCGCTCGGCATGACCGCGCTGGTGGAGATCCACAACGCCGAGGAGGCCGACAAGGCCCTCGAGGCGGGCGCCAAGGTCATCGGCGTCAACGCGCGCAACCTGCACACCCTCGAGGTGGACCGGGACGTCTTCTCGCGGCTGGCCCCGGGCCTGCCGATGGACGTCTACAAGGTCGCCGAGTCGGGCGTCCGCGGGCCGGGCGACCTGATGTCCTACGCCGGCCACGGCGCCGACGCGGTGCTGGTCGGCGAGGGGCTCGTCGCGTCGGGCGACCCGAAGGGCTCCCTGGTCAAGCTGGTCACCGCCGGCTCGCACCCCGCCTGCCCGAGGCCGTCGCGGTGA
- a CDS encoding Trp biosynthesis-associated membrane protein: protein MSEPAKPSRRPLWMIVTGLLLGALALWGASRLTWFAEFRDGGVRGTVLHRETGEQQATALVPLALLALAGVAGVIATGGWARRVLGVVLALAGLAAVWTGIDGVRFTGYAAGLPVSQMLIGRGLAVLGGILVAAGGLAAVKGAGKAARLGAKYAAPATRKKTRDPDAELWEALSEGEDPTDVRGRHSE, encoded by the coding sequence ATGTCTGAGCCGGCCAAGCCGTCCCGCCGTCCACTGTGGATGATCGTCACCGGGCTGCTGCTCGGCGCGCTCGCGCTGTGGGGTGCGTCACGGCTGACGTGGTTCGCCGAATTCCGCGACGGCGGCGTGCGCGGCACGGTGCTCCACCGCGAAACCGGCGAGCAGCAGGCGACCGCGCTGGTGCCGCTGGCCCTGCTCGCGCTGGCCGGGGTGGCCGGCGTCATCGCGACCGGCGGCTGGGCGCGGCGCGTCCTCGGCGTCGTGCTCGCGCTGGCCGGGCTGGCCGCGGTCTGGACCGGGATCGACGGCGTCCGTTTCACCGGCTACGCGGCCGGGCTGCCGGTGTCCCAGATGCTGATCGGGCGCGGGTTGGCCGTGCTGGGGGGAATTCTCGTCGCCGCGGGCGGGTTGGCAGCCGTCAAGGGCGCGGGCAAGGCGGCGCGGCTGGGCGCCAAGTACGCGGCTCCGGCGACGCGGAAGAAGACCCGCGATCCGGACGCCGAGCTGTGGGAAGCCCTGTCGGAAGGCGAGGATCCCACGGACGTCCGCGGCAGGCATTCGGAGTAA
- a CDS encoding anthranilate synthase component I encodes MVSASAGSTGPGSVSPSREDFRALAESRRVIPVVRRVLADGETPIGVYRKLAADRPGTFLFESAENGASWTRWSFIGVRSPAALTVRDGEAVWTGTPPVGLPSEGNPLTVLRETIEALHTEALPGLPPLTGGMVGYIGYDSVRWLERLPELAERDLDIPELTMLLATDLAAFDHHEGTVTLIANAVNWDDSPERVDAAYDDAVARLSAMTEQLQVPAPATVAAFDRPVPEFTRKRSKADFHAAVEKAVEAIKAGEAFQIVPSQRFEIPTAADALDIYRVLRTSNPSPYMYLLRLEGFDIVGSSPESLVTVRDGRATTHPIAGTRWRGADPEEDAQLAKDLLADEKERAEHLMLVDLGRNDLGKVCKPGTVRVVDFFQIERYSHVMHIVSTVTGELAEGKTAFDAVTACFPAGTLSGAPKVRAMQLIEELEPVRRALYGGVVGYLDFAGDADTAIAIRTALVKDGIAHVQAGGGVVADSVPDYEDTESLNKARTVLSAVAAAQTMVAAGTLDPAADSAHV; translated from the coding sequence ATGGTCAGCGCTTCCGCCGGTTCGACCGGTCCCGGCTCGGTCAGCCCGTCCCGCGAGGACTTCCGCGCCCTCGCCGAGAGCCGCCGCGTGATCCCGGTCGTGCGCCGGGTCCTCGCCGACGGCGAGACGCCGATCGGGGTGTACCGCAAGCTCGCCGCCGACCGGCCGGGCACGTTCCTCTTCGAATCGGCCGAGAACGGCGCCTCCTGGACGCGCTGGTCGTTCATCGGCGTGCGCAGCCCGGCCGCGCTGACCGTGCGCGACGGCGAAGCGGTCTGGACCGGCACGCCGCCGGTCGGCCTGCCGAGCGAAGGAAACCCGCTCACCGTGCTGCGCGAAACGATCGAAGCGTTGCACACCGAGGCCCTGCCCGGATTGCCGCCGCTGACCGGCGGCATGGTCGGCTACATCGGCTACGACTCCGTGCGCTGGCTGGAACGGCTGCCCGAGCTGGCCGAGCGCGACCTCGACATCCCCGAGCTGACCATGCTCCTGGCCACCGACCTCGCGGCGTTCGACCACCACGAGGGCACGGTCACGCTGATCGCGAACGCCGTCAACTGGGACGACTCGCCCGAGCGCGTGGACGCGGCCTACGACGACGCCGTCGCCCGGCTGAGCGCGATGACCGAGCAGCTGCAGGTGCCCGCGCCCGCCACCGTCGCCGCGTTCGACCGGCCCGTGCCGGAGTTCACCCGGAAGCGGTCCAAAGCGGACTTCCACGCCGCGGTCGAAAAGGCCGTCGAAGCGATCAAGGCCGGCGAAGCGTTCCAGATCGTGCCGTCGCAACGGTTCGAGATCCCGACCGCCGCCGACGCGCTCGACATCTACCGCGTGCTCCGGACGTCCAACCCGAGCCCGTACATGTACCTGCTGCGGCTCGAAGGCTTCGACATCGTCGGCTCCAGCCCCGAATCCCTCGTCACCGTGCGGGACGGGCGCGCGACCACGCACCCGATCGCGGGCACCCGCTGGCGCGGCGCCGACCCGGAAGAGGACGCGCAGCTGGCCAAGGACCTCCTGGCCGACGAGAAGGAGCGTGCCGAGCACCTGATGCTCGTCGACCTCGGCCGCAACGACCTCGGCAAGGTCTGCAAGCCGGGCACCGTGCGCGTCGTCGACTTCTTCCAGATCGAGCGCTACAGCCACGTCATGCACATCGTGTCCACCGTCACCGGCGAGCTGGCCGAAGGCAAGACGGCCTTCGACGCGGTCACGGCGTGCTTCCCGGCCGGGACGCTGTCCGGCGCGCCGAAGGTCCGCGCCATGCAGCTGATCGAGGAGCTGGAACCGGTCCGCCGCGCGCTCTACGGCGGGGTCGTCGGCTACCTCGACTTCGCCGGCGACGCCGACACCGCGATCGCGATCCGCACCGCGCTGGTCAAGGACGGCATCGCGCACGTGCAGGCCGGGGGCGGGGTGGTCGCCGACTCGGTGCCGGACTACGAGGACACCGAATCGCTGAACAAGGCCAGGACCGTGCTCTCGGCGGTCGCCGCCGCGCAGACGATGGTCGCGGCGGGCACCCTCGACCCGGCCGCGGACTCCGCCCATGTCTGA
- a CDS encoding TetR/AcrR family transcriptional regulator translates to MSTADNTDTTSRRRGRRPAGQDTRTALVEAARAVFAESGYDGATVRAIATRAGVDAAMVNHWFGSKEGLFAKAVLQLPFDPLELQGEIRRGPDAEIGERIVRTFLTRWDGAGGDVFQALVRSITGHEQAGQVLRSFFQNFFTGLITSIGSDRIPLRTALCASQLVGMGMIRYVAKFEPLVTAEVDTLVAAVAPTVQRYITGEID, encoded by the coding sequence GTGAGCACCGCCGACAACACCGACACTACTTCCCGCCGCCGCGGCCGGCGGCCCGCCGGCCAGGACACCCGCACGGCACTGGTCGAGGCCGCGCGGGCGGTGTTCGCCGAGAGCGGCTACGACGGCGCGACGGTGCGCGCGATCGCCACCCGCGCCGGCGTCGACGCGGCGATGGTCAACCACTGGTTCGGCAGCAAGGAAGGCCTGTTCGCGAAAGCCGTGCTCCAGCTGCCCTTCGACCCCCTGGAGCTGCAGGGGGAAATCCGCCGCGGCCCGGACGCCGAAATCGGCGAGCGCATCGTCCGCACCTTCCTCACCCGCTGGGACGGCGCGGGCGGCGACGTCTTCCAGGCACTGGTCCGCAGCATCACCGGCCACGAGCAGGCCGGCCAGGTCCTGCGGAGCTTCTTCCAGAACTTCTTCACCGGGCTGATCACCTCGATCGGCTCGGACCGGATCCCGCTGCGCACGGCGCTCTGCGCGTCCCAGCTGGTCGGCATGGGCATGATCCGGTACGTGGCGAAGTTCGAACCCCTGGTGACGGCGGAGGTCGACACCCTCGTGGCCGCGGTGGCGCCGACGGTGCAGCGCTACATCACCGGCGAGATCGACTAG